A region from the Benincasa hispida cultivar B227 chromosome 12, ASM972705v1, whole genome shotgun sequence genome encodes:
- the LOC120068362 gene encoding protein DEHYDRATION-INDUCED 19 homolog 4-like isoform X2, translating to MFPFKFHLRDATDLGVYQGDHEEIEEENSRAEFLCPFCAEDFDIVGLYCHVDEEHPVEVKNAVCPLCTKKVGMDIVGHIISQHGSLFKVQRLRRLRKVGSNSTFSKLRKELREGTLRSLLGGSLHSAPTSTEPDPLLFSFTSNLPTVSKPARVQSQSSAEVTSSQENPKVLPERSNVSRLPASNKDEKEKAQKCEFVQGLLMSTILDGL from the exons ATGTTCCCTTTCAAGTTTCATCTTCGCGACGCTACCGATCTCG GCGTGTACCAAGGAGATCATGAAGAAATCGAAGAGGAAAATTCAAGGGCTGAATTTTTATGTCCGTTTTGTGCCGAGGATTTTGATATCGTAGGTCTTTATTGTCATGTCGACGAGGAGCACCCGGTGGAAGTCAAGAACGCG GTATGTCCACTATGCACGAAGAAGGTGGGAATGGATATTGTTGGCCACATCATCTCACAACATGGGAGCCTTTTCAAG GTGCAGCGACTCAGGAGATTGCGAAAAGTTGGATCCAATTCAACATTTTCGAAGCTAAGAAAAGAGCTTAGGGAAGGAACCTTGAGATCCCTTCTTGGTGGTTCTTTACACTCTGCCCCCACAAGTACTGAGCCTGATCCATTGTTGTTCTCATTTACTTCTAATCTGCCTACGGTCAGTAAACCTGCAAGAGTGCAGTCTCAGTCGTCAGCTGAAGTAACTTCGTCACAGGAAAATCCCAAGGTTCTTCCAGAGAGGAG CAATGTCTCAAGGTTGCCGGCTTCAAACAAGGATGAAAAGGAAAAGGCTCAGAAATGTGAGTTTgtacaagggttgttgatgtccACTATTCTTGATGGGTTATGA
- the LOC120068362 gene encoding protein DEHYDRATION-INDUCED 19 homolog 4-like isoform X1, whose product MEDDDSWNVPFQVSSSRRYRSRSGVYQGDHEEIEEENSRAEFLCPFCAEDFDIVGLYCHVDEEHPVEVKNAVCPLCTKKVGMDIVGHIISQHGSLFKVQRLRRLRKVGSNSTFSKLRKELREGTLRSLLGGSLHSAPTSTEPDPLLFSFTSNLPTVSKPARVQSQSSAEVTSSQENPKVLPERSNVSRLPASNKDEKEKAQKCEFVQGLLMSTILDGL is encoded by the exons ATGGAGGACGACGATTCATGGAATGTTCCCTTTCAAGTTTCATCTTCGCGACGCTACCGATCTCGGTCCG GCGTGTACCAAGGAGATCATGAAGAAATCGAAGAGGAAAATTCAAGGGCTGAATTTTTATGTCCGTTTTGTGCCGAGGATTTTGATATCGTAGGTCTTTATTGTCATGTCGACGAGGAGCACCCGGTGGAAGTCAAGAACGCG GTATGTCCACTATGCACGAAGAAGGTGGGAATGGATATTGTTGGCCACATCATCTCACAACATGGGAGCCTTTTCAAG GTGCAGCGACTCAGGAGATTGCGAAAAGTTGGATCCAATTCAACATTTTCGAAGCTAAGAAAAGAGCTTAGGGAAGGAACCTTGAGATCCCTTCTTGGTGGTTCTTTACACTCTGCCCCCACAAGTACTGAGCCTGATCCATTGTTGTTCTCATTTACTTCTAATCTGCCTACGGTCAGTAAACCTGCAAGAGTGCAGTCTCAGTCGTCAGCTGAAGTAACTTCGTCACAGGAAAATCCCAAGGTTCTTCCAGAGAGGAG CAATGTCTCAAGGTTGCCGGCTTCAAACAAGGATGAAAAGGAAAAGGCTCAGAAATGTGAGTTTgtacaagggttgttgatgtccACTATTCTTGATGGGTTATGA